Proteins encoded within one genomic window of Prochlorococcus marinus str. MIT 9515:
- a CDS encoding chlorophyll a/b-binding protein, whose product MTSNQEQYNKESMDVEKINSEEIKVDEQSTEIEDTYKFGWSNYSEITNGRFAMLGFLAIILIELISQKSFFNWVGIF is encoded by the coding sequence ATGACATCAAATCAAGAACAATATAATAAAGAATCTATGGATGTAGAAAAAATAAATTCTGAAGAAATTAAAGTTGACGAGCAATCAACTGAAATTGAAGATACCTATAAGTTTGGATGGAGCAATTATTCAGAAATAACAAATGGAAGATTCGCAATGCTTGGATTTTTAGCAATAATATTAATTGAACTAATTAGTCAGAAATCATTTTTTAACTGGGTTGGGATATTTTAA
- a CDS encoding ABC transporter ATP-binding protein/permease yields MNNVVQNKSKIINQLQKLRRLAQPFFLPIDQCNGFQFIWLLISLLFCVGGIVLVGLTGIISFFESIQPVFLEKYFGGVVNTVNTIWSGLWGLLFSGLFLIGSGSFFSLRRQLKNRRWLHWLFLAVIVLMLLAVNGINAGIGFIARDLTNALVEKQQDGFYRILGIYACCFAVALPIRVSQIFFTYKLGIIWRDWLSKSLVKDYMTNKAYYQLNPNDEEQTDVDNPDQRITDDTRAFTGQSLSFTLGVFDALLTFSLNILILWSISTTLTFSLFGYALFATTILLIAGKNLVKIDFDQLRYEADFRYGLVHIRDNAESIAFYAGEKPEKSETERRLGAVVKNFNLLIIWRVIIDVMRRSINYAGNFFPYLIMAIPYFRGDIDYGRFIQASFAFGMVEGSLFFIVNQIEELAKFTAGIGRLEGFQSKVESISQTKPIDNQNIISNYSSILINNADLFPPGSNKAVIKNLNLSIETNQSLLVVGPSGCGKTSLLRMISGLWEPNQGSIKKPSTGDLLFIPQKPYMLLGSLREQLCYPTEVDKFSDDHLISVLNEVNLESMVDRYPNLDVKQDWPRILSLGEQQRLAFARLLLNSPRFAVLDEATSALDIKTERRLYNLLRNRELSLISVGHRPSLKEFHENILELNGKGDWKLFTTDKYNFKN; encoded by the coding sequence ATGAATAATGTAGTACAAAATAAATCTAAAATAATAAATCAATTACAGAAGTTAAGAAGGTTAGCTCAGCCATTTTTTCTCCCTATTGATCAATGTAATGGATTTCAATTTATATGGCTTTTAATATCCCTTTTGTTCTGTGTTGGAGGAATTGTTCTGGTCGGCCTTACAGGCATCATTAGTTTTTTTGAAAGCATTCAACCTGTTTTTCTTGAAAAATACTTTGGAGGAGTGGTCAATACTGTTAATACAATATGGTCTGGTTTATGGGGCTTATTATTTTCAGGATTATTTCTGATTGGTTCAGGAAGTTTTTTTAGTTTAAGACGTCAACTAAAGAACCGTAGATGGTTACATTGGTTATTCCTCGCAGTAATAGTATTAATGCTTTTAGCTGTAAATGGAATTAATGCAGGAATAGGATTTATTGCTAGGGACTTAACCAATGCTTTAGTAGAAAAACAACAAGATGGATTTTATAGAATCCTGGGAATCTATGCTTGTTGTTTTGCTGTCGCTCTGCCAATTCGAGTTTCTCAAATATTCTTTACCTATAAATTAGGAATAATTTGGAGAGATTGGCTTTCGAAAAGCTTAGTTAAAGACTACATGACAAATAAAGCATATTACCAACTAAATCCAAATGATGAGGAACAAACTGACGTAGATAATCCTGACCAACGAATAACTGATGATACCAGAGCTTTCACTGGTCAAAGTTTATCATTTACTTTAGGAGTTTTTGATGCACTACTTACTTTTTCTCTGAATATTCTTATATTATGGAGCATTAGTACAACATTAACCTTTTCATTATTCGGATACGCTTTATTTGCAACTACTATCCTGTTGATTGCTGGAAAAAATCTTGTAAAAATTGATTTTGATCAACTTAGATATGAAGCAGATTTCAGATATGGATTAGTGCATATTAGAGACAATGCTGAATCAATAGCTTTTTATGCAGGTGAAAAACCAGAAAAAAGTGAAACAGAGAGAAGATTGGGGGCAGTAGTTAAAAACTTCAACTTATTAATAATTTGGAGGGTGATCATTGATGTTATGAGACGCTCTATTAATTATGCTGGTAACTTCTTTCCGTATCTAATAATGGCAATCCCTTACTTTCGAGGAGATATTGATTATGGCCGTTTTATTCAAGCAAGCTTCGCATTTGGAATGGTGGAAGGTTCGTTGTTTTTTATTGTTAATCAAATAGAGGAACTAGCAAAGTTCACCGCTGGAATTGGGAGATTAGAAGGATTCCAGTCAAAAGTTGAAAGTATCAGTCAAACCAAGCCAATAGATAATCAAAATATCATTTCTAATTATTCTTCTATCCTTATCAATAATGCTGACCTATTTCCTCCTGGATCTAATAAAGCTGTTATAAAAAACTTAAATCTAAGTATTGAAACAAATCAATCATTATTAGTGGTAGGGCCCTCTGGTTGTGGCAAAACATCTTTATTAAGAATGATAAGTGGCTTATGGGAACCTAATCAAGGATCGATTAAAAAGCCAAGTACAGGAGATTTACTATTTATTCCTCAAAAACCTTATATGTTACTAGGTTCTTTAAGGGAACAATTATGTTACCCAACAGAAGTTGATAAATTTAGTGATGACCACTTAATTTCTGTTCTTAATGAAGTAAATTTAGAATCAATGGTTGATAGATATCCCAATCTTGACGTTAAACAAGATTGGCCAAGAATACTTTCACTAGGAGAGCAGCAAAGATTAGCTTTTGCGCGATTATTACTAAATTCTCCGAGATTTGCTGTATTGGATGAAGCAACTAGTGCACTCGATATTAAAACCGAAAGAAGATTATATAACTTATTAAGAAATAGAGAATTATCATTAATAAGTGTTGGACATAGACCTAGTTTAAAGGAATTTCATGAGAACATTCTAGAGTTAAATGGAAAAGGAGACTGGAAATTATTTACTACAGATAAGTATAATTTTAAAAATTAG
- a CDS encoding histidine triad nucleotide-binding protein: MTQTTIFSKIINGEIPCEKLYEDELCIAFDDIAAQAPVHFLVIPKKPLVSLYECLEEDKDLLGHLLLVGKNIARSKKLKNWRTVINTGEESGQTVFHLHIHFLAGRKMSWPPG, from the coding sequence ATGACTCAAACCACAATCTTCAGCAAAATAATCAATGGTGAAATTCCCTGTGAAAAGCTTTATGAAGACGAGCTTTGTATAGCATTTGATGACATTGCCGCTCAAGCTCCAGTTCATTTTTTAGTAATTCCTAAAAAACCGCTAGTTAGTTTATATGAATGTTTAGAAGAGGATAAAGATTTATTAGGTCATCTTCTTTTGGTAGGAAAAAATATTGCTAGATCGAAGAAATTAAAGAATTGGAGAACAGTGATTAATACTGGGGAAGAATCCGGACAAACAGTATTTCATTTACATATACATTTTTTAGCCGGCAGAAAAATGAGTTGGCCGCCAGGATAA
- the def gene encoding peptide deformylase: protein MANNFSQLAKKSRNELSSSKVKKEVIENPPLEIFKLGNDVLRTNAKRIGKVDLDTRNLAKDMLKSMYSAKGIGLAAPQVGISKELLVIDINFEDSAAEPLILINPEITAFGNTLNSYEEGCLSIPGVYLNVVRPSTIKLRFSDEMGRPRKMNADGLLARCIQHEVDHLRGVLFVDRVTSKEDLKTELKKEGFQMKDVFPISQS from the coding sequence GTGGCAAATAATTTTTCACAGTTAGCAAAAAAATCTCGCAATGAACTTTCTTCCTCAAAAGTTAAGAAGGAGGTCATAGAAAACCCTCCATTAGAAATATTTAAATTAGGTAATGATGTCTTAAGAACTAATGCCAAAAGAATTGGAAAGGTTGATTTAGATACAAGAAATTTAGCAAAAGACATGCTAAAAAGTATGTATTCTGCGAAAGGAATAGGTTTAGCCGCTCCACAAGTTGGTATTAGTAAAGAATTACTTGTAATTGATATAAATTTTGAAGACTCTGCAGCAGAGCCTCTTATTTTGATAAATCCAGAAATAACAGCTTTTGGTAACACTCTTAATTCTTATGAAGAAGGTTGTTTGAGTATACCTGGTGTATATTTAAATGTAGTCAGGCCATCAACAATTAAATTAAGATTTAGTGATGAGATGGGAAGACCAAGAAAGATGAATGCTGATGGACTTTTAGCAAGATGCATTCAACATGAAGTGGACCATTTAAGGGGGGTTCTTTTTGTAGACAGAGTTACATCCAAAGAAGATTTAAAAACTGAACTAAAAAAAGAAGGATTCCAAATGAAAGATGTGTTTCCAATAAGTCAATCTTAA
- a CDS encoding alpha/beta hydrolase family protein codes for MINHKTLPINNVFKKKPVFNQISFCKNIIFWIDIVKKGKTYSNSIFARPFNQEEAGIQKLTGDEFNIKSHFHGYGGKSYQCIEVDEKLYLVWIDEISESLWIQVFTVNKSETINNNQYLLCKNKPRQLVESLKGNFDSSFAITNQNILLGLYELNNKDYLFSVDIRKSKQEIRILREFDDFAGNLSLSKNGKNLSWLEWKTPFMPWEKNELFFAVINQNGVLDKIKKFKNDSINLNKNVSFFQPYWIHEDIIVCSEDSSGWWNLLFIDVSDINNIVIKKRILKEFFEYGIPQWISGLSLFSGSFNNLFCLAKNKCSWVLEQYIDFSLVRTIDLPYDLLRDLHAVDDNLILIGSSNTCNERLLELECNNKRLIKLSKKSFFLSQNNCSKPESFWFKGFNNQSTHAFIYKPLYERFVNSPLIVKAHSGPTSCFDGSLNSEVQYWTSKGFMVAELNYGGSSGFGREYRERLNYKWGILDSFDCKALVLDLIRLHLVDSSKVAILGNSAGGLTAINALCEGDLFKVAICKYPVIDLNDMHHKTHRFEKGYLNSLIGEYSTCLEKYQIRSPINKINQLKKPVLLFHGKKDSVISYKKTSQIKDLLIGNNKNSEVIFFDNEGHGFKNLDNKQQVLIKTQKFLERTLNI; via the coding sequence ATGATAAATCACAAAACTTTGCCCATTAATAATGTTTTTAAGAAAAAGCCAGTTTTTAATCAAATATCATTTTGTAAAAATATTATTTTTTGGATAGATATAGTTAAAAAAGGAAAAACATATAGCAACTCTATTTTTGCAAGACCATTTAATCAAGAAGAGGCAGGTATTCAAAAATTAACTGGAGATGAGTTTAATATTAAAAGTCATTTTCATGGTTATGGAGGTAAATCTTATCAATGTATAGAGGTTGATGAAAAATTATATTTAGTTTGGATAGATGAGATTTCTGAATCACTTTGGATTCAAGTTTTTACAGTTAATAAATCAGAAACTATAAATAATAATCAATATCTTTTATGTAAAAATAAACCAAGGCAATTAGTGGAATCATTAAAGGGTAATTTTGATTCTTCTTTTGCGATAACTAATCAAAACATTTTACTTGGATTATATGAGTTAAATAATAAGGACTATTTATTCTCTGTTGATATACGAAAAAGTAAACAAGAAATACGAATATTGAGAGAGTTTGATGATTTTGCTGGAAATTTATCTTTAAGTAAAAATGGAAAAAATTTGTCTTGGTTGGAATGGAAAACACCATTTATGCCTTGGGAAAAAAATGAATTATTTTTCGCAGTAATTAATCAAAATGGAGTATTGGATAAGATCAAAAAGTTTAAAAATGATAGTATTAACTTAAATAAAAATGTATCTTTTTTCCAACCTTATTGGATACATGAGGACATCATCGTTTGTTCTGAAGACAGCTCAGGATGGTGGAATTTATTATTTATAGATGTAAGTGATATTAACAATATAGTTATCAAAAAAAGAATTTTAAAAGAGTTTTTTGAATATGGAATTCCTCAATGGATTTCTGGCTTGTCATTATTTTCTGGATCTTTTAATAATTTATTTTGTTTAGCTAAAAATAAATGTTCTTGGGTATTGGAACAATATATCGATTTTTCATTAGTGAGAACAATAGATTTACCTTATGATTTATTGAGAGATTTACATGCTGTAGATGATAACTTAATTTTAATAGGTTCTAGTAATACTTGTAATGAAAGATTATTGGAACTGGAATGTAATAATAAAAGGCTTATTAAGCTCTCTAAAAAGTCGTTTTTTTTATCTCAAAATAATTGTTCAAAACCAGAATCTTTTTGGTTCAAAGGTTTTAATAATCAATCCACACATGCATTTATCTATAAGCCACTTTATGAAAGATTTGTAAACTCACCATTAATCGTTAAAGCACATAGTGGGCCCACTTCTTGTTTTGATGGATCTTTAAATTCGGAAGTTCAATATTGGACTTCCAAAGGATTTATGGTTGCAGAACTTAATTATGGTGGTTCCTCTGGTTTTGGTAGAGAATATAGAGAAAGATTAAATTATAAATGGGGAATCCTTGATTCTTTTGACTGTAAAGCATTGGTACTCGATTTAATTAGATTACATCTTGTTGATAGTTCTAAAGTCGCAATCTTAGGTAATAGCGCTGGAGGTTTAACTGCAATTAATGCTTTATGTGAAGGTGATCTTTTTAAAGTGGCAATTTGCAAATACCCTGTTATTGATTTAAATGATATGCATCATAAAACTCATAGATTTGAGAAAGGGTATTTAAATTCTCTCATAGGTGAATATTCAACTTGTCTTGAAAAGTATCAAATTCGATCACCAATTAATAAAATAAATCAATTGAAAAAGCCAGTTTTATTATTTCATGGGAAGAAAGATTCAGTGATTTCATATAAAAAAACATCACAAATAAAAGATTTACTTATCGGAAATAATAAAAATTCAGAAGTTATATTTTTTGATAATGAAGGGCATGGTTTTAAAAATTTAGATAATAAGCAACAGGTTCTTATAAAAACTCAGAAATTTTTAGAGAGAACTTTAAATATTTAA
- a CDS encoding SufS family cysteine desulfurase produces the protein METIKNFPQIVKKNFNLVDKKDFPLLENNFKSKNKIIYLDHAATTQKPSQVLEKIEEYYKKFNANVHRGAHQLSAKATEEFENSRSLVAKYINANSTQEIIFTRNATEAINLVARSWGEFTLKENDEIILSVMEHHSNIVPWQMVAAKNQCKLKFVGIDQDGKLDINDFKSKLTNKTKLVSLLHISNTLGCCNPIKEITKLAKVKGSLVLLDACQSLAHQKLDIDELGIDFLAGSGHKLCGPTGIGFLWAKKEILEEIPPFFGGGEMIQDVFEDTSTWAELPHKFEAGTPAIAEAIGLAEAIKYINNIGLDRISEYEKQITKYLFEQLSQIKDLVIIGPPPKIDPNRASLATFYIKGIHSNDIAEILDSKGICIRSGHHCCQPLHRHIGVNSTARVSMNFTTTKDDINAFIEKLKETISFLRLNS, from the coding sequence ATGGAAACAATTAAAAATTTCCCGCAAATAGTCAAAAAAAACTTTAATTTGGTAGATAAAAAAGATTTTCCTTTATTAGAGAATAATTTTAAAAGCAAAAATAAAATTATTTATCTAGATCACGCTGCAACAACACAAAAGCCAAGCCAAGTTCTAGAAAAAATTGAAGAATATTATAAAAAATTCAATGCAAACGTTCATAGGGGTGCTCATCAATTAAGTGCGAAAGCAACAGAAGAATTTGAGAATTCAAGATCTTTAGTTGCTAAATACATTAATGCAAATTCAACGCAAGAAATAATCTTTACAAGAAATGCAACTGAAGCTATCAATCTAGTTGCAAGATCATGGGGAGAATTCACGTTAAAAGAGAATGATGAAATTATTTTGTCAGTAATGGAGCATCATAGTAATATTGTTCCTTGGCAAATGGTAGCTGCTAAAAACCAATGCAAACTGAAATTTGTCGGAATTGATCAAGACGGAAAATTAGATATAAATGATTTCAAGTCCAAATTAACAAATAAAACAAAACTAGTCAGTTTATTGCACATAAGCAATACCTTAGGTTGCTGTAATCCAATAAAAGAAATAACCAAATTAGCTAAGGTTAAGGGTTCTTTAGTTCTGCTTGATGCTTGTCAAAGTTTAGCTCATCAAAAGTTAGATATTGATGAATTAGGTATAGATTTTTTAGCAGGTTCAGGACATAAATTATGTGGACCAACAGGTATAGGTTTCTTATGGGCAAAGAAAGAGATATTAGAGGAAATTCCTCCTTTTTTTGGTGGAGGTGAAATGATTCAAGATGTTTTTGAAGATACAAGTACTTGGGCAGAGCTTCCTCACAAATTTGAAGCAGGTACTCCTGCTATTGCAGAGGCTATAGGATTAGCGGAAGCAATTAAATATATCAACAATATTGGCTTAGATCGTATCAGTGAATACGAAAAGCAAATTACAAAATATTTATTTGAACAACTAAGTCAAATTAAAGATCTTGTAATAATAGGACCTCCACCAAAGATAGACCCTAATAGAGCTTCACTAGCAACGTTTTATATAAAGGGAATACATTCAAACGATATCGCTGAGATTCTGGATTCAAAAGGTATTTGTATAAGAAGCGGACATCACTGTTGTCAACCATTGCATAGACATATCGGAGTTAATTCAACAGCAAGAGTTAGCATGAACTTCACAACTACGAAAGACGATATAAATGCTTTTATCGAAAAACTGAAAGAAACTATTAGTTTTTTAAGACTTAATTCTTAA
- a CDS encoding SufD family Fe-S cluster assembly protein, translated as MQIIEEIKKNELFSNPSEIQKFCLNKLKLNPLPNVKSEYWRLSNKSKFSSLLDHIHKNKESKINLPYTNTSQNIIRLIIGEDSSINYEEENFSIKQLRETEIADYIKKNISNFDQNNHWSDLLNHCLSSKKNILGLSISGNKIPPIEIFSASSPESFNAKTLILFFDKNSKIDLLQINLGNENSSLSQSTYFCLEENTSVNHGVVSYGESKSNLLNSLNVIQKAKSEYSLGSLHFKFNYARFEININQLDGNAKTNIKGIQITKNNDQIATYTNMNFNGPNGFLDQINKSLADDKSHAVFEGSIIVPKIAQKTDASQLSRNLLLSRFAKIDTKPQLEIIADDVKCKHGATISQLNEEEIFYMRSRGLTLAEASKLQLSSYIQEIISSIPISKDRWDLLDKLLKEN; from the coding sequence ATGCAAATTATTGAAGAGATCAAAAAAAATGAATTATTTAGTAACCCATCTGAGATTCAAAAATTTTGTCTCAACAAATTAAAATTAAATCCATTACCAAATGTCAAAAGTGAATATTGGAGACTTTCCAATAAATCGAAATTTTCAAGCTTGTTAGATCATATTCATAAAAATAAAGAATCTAAAATTAATCTCCCATATACGAATACATCTCAAAACATAATTAGACTAATAATAGGTGAAGATAGTTCAATCAATTATGAAGAAGAAAACTTTTCAATAAAACAATTACGAGAAACCGAAATAGCTGATTACATCAAAAAAAACATCTCTAATTTTGATCAAAATAATCATTGGAGTGACCTCCTAAATCATTGTTTAAGTTCTAAAAAAAATATCTTAGGTTTAAGTATATCTGGGAATAAAATTCCTCCTATTGAAATATTTAGTGCTTCATCACCGGAATCTTTTAACGCTAAAACACTTATTTTATTCTTTGATAAAAATTCTAAAATCGATTTATTACAAATTAATCTAGGGAACGAAAATTCTTCATTATCTCAATCAACTTATTTCTGTTTAGAGGAAAATACTTCGGTAAATCATGGTGTGGTTTCCTATGGAGAAAGCAAATCTAATTTATTGAATTCTTTAAATGTAATTCAAAAAGCAAAAAGTGAATACAGCCTAGGATCATTACATTTCAAATTTAATTATGCAAGATTTGAAATCAATATTAATCAATTAGATGGGAATGCTAAAACAAACATAAAAGGAATACAAATAACGAAAAACAACGACCAAATAGCAACTTATACAAACATGAATTTTAACGGCCCCAATGGTTTCTTAGATCAAATTAATAAATCCTTAGCAGATGATAAATCACATGCTGTCTTTGAAGGGTCAATCATTGTTCCGAAAATTGCCCAAAAAACAGATGCGTCCCAATTAAGCAGAAATTTACTTTTATCAAGATTCGCAAAAATAGATACTAAACCTCAGTTAGAAATAATCGCTGACGACGTAAAATGCAAACATGGTGCAACTATTTCACAATTAAACGAAGAAGAAATTTTCTATATGAGATCAAGAGGACTCACACTCGCAGAAGCCAGTAAACTACAATTAAGTTCTTACATTCAAGAAATAATCTCAAGTATTCCTATTTCTAAAGATAGATGGGATTTACTTGATAAACTTTTAAAAGAAAATTAA
- the sufC gene encoding Fe-S cluster assembly ATPase SufC yields the protein MQIKSKALDPILEVNSLFASIENLPILKGVTISVKPGEIHAIMGRNGCGKSTLSKIIAGHPSYQVTKGEIKFNGNDIQSLEPEERAQSGIFLGFQYPIEIPGVSNLEFLRVATNARRKFLNKEELDTFDFEDLVKEKLDLVKMDSAFLSRSINQGFSGGEKKRNEILQMALLEPKIAILDETDSGLDIDALRIVASGIKKISNEKTGIILITHYQRLLDEIQPDYVHVMSDGQIIKTGGSDLALELEKYGYEWTDKFIKE from the coding sequence ATGCAAATCAAATCAAAAGCATTAGATCCAATATTAGAAGTCAATAGTCTATTTGCATCTATAGAGAATCTTCCAATTTTAAAAGGGGTGACAATTTCAGTAAAACCTGGAGAAATTCACGCAATAATGGGAAGAAATGGATGTGGCAAAAGTACTCTTTCCAAGATTATTGCCGGTCATCCGTCATACCAAGTAACTAAAGGAGAAATAAAATTCAACGGAAATGATATTCAATCTTTAGAACCAGAAGAGAGGGCTCAATCTGGTATCTTTCTCGGTTTTCAATATCCAATTGAAATTCCAGGAGTAAGTAATCTGGAATTTCTAAGAGTTGCAACAAATGCAAGAAGAAAATTTCTGAATAAAGAGGAACTCGATACCTTTGATTTTGAGGACTTAGTAAAAGAAAAACTTGACTTAGTAAAAATGGATTCTGCGTTTTTATCAAGGAGTATTAATCAAGGTTTTTCAGGTGGGGAAAAGAAAAGGAATGAAATATTGCAAATGGCATTATTAGAACCCAAAATAGCAATATTGGATGAAACTGACTCAGGTTTAGATATTGATGCTCTTAGAATCGTTGCTTCAGGTATTAAAAAGATATCTAATGAAAAAACAGGAATCATATTAATCACACACTACCAAAGATTATTAGATGAAATTCAACCCGATTATGTTCACGTCATGTCAGATGGTCAAATAATAAAAACCGGAGGAAGCGATCTGGCCTTAGAACTGGAAAAATATGGTTATGAATGGACTGATAAATTTATAAAAGAGTGA
- the sufB gene encoding Fe-S cluster assembly protein SufB, giving the protein MVSENLVKDVVSEPYKYGFVTDIETEKISKGLNEDIIRLISVKKEEPEYLLNFRLNAFKKWQKMVEPNWAELGYKKIDYQDIIYYSAPKQKEKISSLDEVDPKLLETFDKLGIPLTEQKKLTNVAVDAVFDSVSIATTFRKELAEHGVIFCSISEAVKDHSDLIEKYLGSVVPANDNYFAALNSAVFSDGSFVYIPKGIKCPMDLSSYFRINSGDSGQFERTLIIAEEASSVSYLEGCTAPMFDTNTLHAAVVELVALDDASIKYSTVQNWYAGNEDGVGGIFNFVTKRGKCLGKRSKISWSQVETGSAITWKYPSCLLLGEESVGEFYSVALTNNLQKADTGTKMIHIGPKTKSTIVSKGISAGKSANSYRGLVKMGSKAVGSRNYSQCDSMLIGDQAAANTFPYIQSQQPNSEIEHEASTCRISEDQLFYLQSRGIEFEEAVSMMVSGFCRDVFNQLPMEFAAEADKLLALKLEGSVG; this is encoded by the coding sequence ATGGTAAGCGAGAATCTAGTTAAAGATGTCGTTTCAGAACCATACAAATATGGTTTTGTTACAGATATTGAAACTGAAAAGATTTCCAAAGGTCTAAATGAAGATATTATTCGATTAATTTCAGTCAAAAAAGAAGAGCCTGAATATTTACTTAATTTCAGATTAAATGCTTTTAAAAAATGGCAAAAAATGGTAGAGCCTAATTGGGCAGAGCTAGGTTATAAAAAAATTGATTATCAAGATATAATTTATTATTCTGCACCAAAACAAAAAGAAAAAATTTCAAGCTTGGATGAAGTCGATCCTAAACTATTAGAAACCTTTGACAAACTAGGCATCCCTCTTACTGAACAAAAAAAGCTCACAAATGTTGCTGTAGATGCAGTTTTTGATAGTGTTTCTATAGCAACAACGTTCAGAAAAGAACTTGCAGAGCATGGAGTAATATTTTGTTCTATAAGTGAGGCAGTTAAAGATCACTCGGATTTAATAGAAAAATATTTAGGTTCTGTAGTTCCAGCTAATGATAATTACTTTGCAGCATTAAATTCTGCTGTTTTTAGTGATGGTTCATTCGTTTATATACCAAAAGGAATTAAATGTCCTATGGATCTCTCATCTTATTTCAGAATTAATAGCGGGGATTCCGGTCAGTTTGAGAGAACTCTAATTATCGCAGAAGAAGCCAGCTCAGTTAGCTACCTAGAAGGATGTACAGCTCCAATGTTTGATACTAATACTTTGCACGCAGCCGTAGTTGAACTTGTAGCCCTAGACGATGCTTCAATTAAATATTCTACGGTACAAAATTGGTATGCTGGCAATGAAGACGGAGTTGGCGGAATTTTTAATTTTGTCACCAAAAGGGGTAAATGTTTAGGAAAAAGAAGTAAAATAAGTTGGTCTCAAGTTGAAACAGGTTCTGCAATAACATGGAAATATCCTAGCTGTCTTCTTTTAGGAGAAGAATCTGTAGGAGAATTTTATTCTGTAGCACTTACTAATAATCTTCAAAAAGCCGATACTGGCACAAAAATGATTCACATTGGTCCTAAAACTAAATCAACAATAGTTAGTAAAGGAATTAGCGCTGGTAAGTCGGCAAATAGTTACAGAGGTCTTGTGAAAATGGGTTCAAAAGCTGTTGGATCAAGAAATTACAGTCAATGTGACTCAATGTTGATAGGAGATCAAGCTGCTGCAAATACTTTTCCTTATATTCAATCTCAACAACCAAATTCAGAAATTGAACATGAAGCAAGTACTTGTAGAATTTCTGAAGACCAACTTTTTTATTTACAAAGCAGAGGGATTGAATTTGAAGAGGCTGTATCAATGATGGTAAGTGGCTTTTGTAGAGATGTATTTAATCAACTACCAATGGAATTTGCAGCTGAAGCCGACAAGCTACTTGCCCTCAAATTGGAAGGGTCGGTAGGTTAA